The region CACAGGCCAATCAGCTGTCGGTGAAAATGGAGTTGCAGGCAGACTGCTTTGCCGGCGTGTGGGGCCATTATGTGCAGCAGCAAAATATGCTGGAAGTGGGCGACCTAAAGAAAGCGCTGGATACCGCAGAAGCGATTGGTGATGACCGACTACAGCAGAAAAGCCAGGGCCGCGTGGTGCCGGATAGCTTCACGCACGGTACTTCACAACAGCGCTATACCTGGTTCAAACGCGGTTTTGACAGCGGAAATCCGGGCGACTGCAACACCTTCGCCGCCAACTGATGTCGTTAGTTGATATCACCGCCGCGATGCAGCGAGCGGGCATTCGTCGCTTGTGTGTGATCGCCGGTGAAGCTGACTGGGCGCTGCAGCAGGCCGTTGAGTGGCGTGCGGCGCTGCCCGGCGACTGGCTCACGCTGAGCGACAGTGATGATTTCCCCCAACGCGTGGCGCCCGCCGCTCTGCGCACGCTGCTGGGGCGTGAATTCCAGCATGCGATTTTCGATGCGCGCAATGGATTCCATGCGGAGGCGTTAGCGGCGTTGGCGGGCACGTTGCGTGCGGGAAGCTGGTTATTGTTACTGACGCCGCCGTGGCAAGACTGGGCCACGCAACCGGACTGCGACAGCCTGCGTTGGGCCGATGTCGCCGAACCCATCGCCACGCCTCATTTTATCCACCATCTGCAGCGGTTGATTGAGCAGGATCCGCAGGTCATGTTGCAGCACCAGCATCAGCCTGCGCGTGCACCCGCATTACTGCACCAACATCAGCCTGTGCGCGCAGCCGCATTGCTGCACCAGCATCAGCCTGTGCGTGCAGCCGCATTGCTGCACCAGCATCGGCCTGCGCGTGCACCCGCATTGCTGCACCAGCATCAGCCTGTGCACGCACCTGCGTTGCTGGACTTACCCGATTGGCAATGCCAGGCACCGCAGCAGCAGGCGCGGATCCTGCAACGGTTGCTGTCGATGCCCTCTGGTGTGGCGGTGATCACCGCCGCGCGCGGACGGGGCAAATCGGCGCTGGCCGGGATGCTGGCGCAACAGAATCAGCACTGCCTGGTGACGGCACCGGCCAAAGTTTCCACTGACGTGCTGGCGTCGTTTGCCGGTGAACATTTTCATTTTATGGCTCCGGATGCCATTCTCGCTTCAACCGCTGAGCGGTCAGCGCAATGGTTGATTGTTGATGAAGCAGCTGCGATTCCAGCGCCGTTGTTACAACAACTGATTCAGCGTTTTCCTCGCGTGTTGATGATCACCACCGTGCAGGGCTACGAAGGCACCGGGCGTGGTTTTATGCTGCGTTTCTGCGCCACCTTGCCGCAGGTGCAACATTTCCAGCTCGATGAACCCTTGCGTTGGTCAGCGCACGATCCGCTGGAACAGTGGCTAAGCCAGGCGCTGCTGTTTGAGGATGCCGCAGAGAGCGAATTTAACGGTGAGATGTCGGTTTTTCCGGCTAAACCAGAGCAAGGAGCGCTGGAAGCGGGCTACCGTCTGCTGGCGAGCGCCCACTATCGCACTTCTCCAATTGACCTGCGGCGCATGCTGGATGCCCCCGGCATGCGCTTCTGGCTGGCAGGAACGCCAGAAAATATTGTCGGCGCACTGTGGCTGGTGGAAGAGGGTGGGTTAGACAAGCCGCTGGCTGATGCCGTCTGGGCGGGGTTGCGCCGTCCGCGCGGTAATCTGGTCGCACAGTCACTGGCAGCCCATGCAGGATTCGCAGAAGCCGCTACCTTGCGATCGCAGCGCATCAGTCGCATTGCCGTGTTAGCCGCACAACGCCAGCGCGGTATTGGCAGCGCGTTGGTGGCCATGGCACATCAGCAGGCGGAAGGATGCGATTTCCTTTCGGTGAGTTTTGGCTATACCGAATCGCTGTGGCAGTTCTGGCAGCGCTGTGGATTTACTCTGGTACGCATTGGCTCACAGCGTGAAGCCAGCAGTGGCTGCTATGCGGCGATGGCGATACGTGCCTTAACGCCCGCCGGAGAAAAGTTACAGCAGCAAGCGGCACAGCGATTTTCGCGTGACGCGGTGTGGTTGCGTGACATTATTGATCTTCCTTTCGAGACCACCGAGCACCCGCAGACACTCAATGATGATGACTGGCCGCTACTGGCAGGATTCGCCTGGGCGCAGCGGCCGTATGAGGCGAGTTATGCCGCGTTGCAACGCCTGGTGCGCGCATCACCACAACCGATACTCGAAGCCATCCTTGTGCAAAAACAACCGCTGAGTGCCGCAACACAGCAAGCGGGTCTCAGTGGTCGTAAAGCCCTGATACAACGCTTACGCCTGGAGACGGCGGAGGCGTTGATTCAGTGCGATACCCGCCAGGCGGAACAGTGGCGACAGCAGTTGGCATCGTTGCAATAAATCTATTATCTCGTTCAAATTTTCCCAATATCACTCTCGCCTGAGCGGCGTATAGTGATTTGAGGAGGATCTTATGGCACTACGATATGTAATTGTTCAGCAACCGACGCACGCTGCGCAGCTGTTTTTGCTCTATCACGGCGTGAATGACAATCCTGATTCGATGGCGCAAATCGGCAACTGGTTCGCCAAAGCGTTTCCGGAAGCGCAGGTGGTGGTGGTGGGTGCACCTTACCCTGGCAGCGTACCGCAGGGCCGCCAATGGTATGCGGATATTCCCACGCATGACCGATCAGAACAGCAGGGCGTCAATGCGGTGATGCCGATGTTTGTCGAATCGGTGCGCCATTGGCAACAGGCATCGGGTGTTCGGCCGGAGGCCACCGCACTGGTAGGCTTCTCTCAGGGCGGCACCATGGTGCTGGAAGGCGTCAAAGCCCATGCGGATCTGGCAGGACGCGCGATTGTGTTCAGCGGCCGCTACAGCACGCTGCCGGAGCGCGTCAGCTCTCGCAATACCATCCATCTGATCCACGGCGATTATGATGATCAGATTCCGCTGGAACATGCTGAAGCCGCTATGCAGCGCTTAACGGCGCTGGGCGGTGATGTGACACTCGATGTGGTGGACGATTTGCCGCACGCGATTGACGATCGCAGCATGGAACTGGCGTTGAATCACCTGCGTTATACCATCCCGCGTCGCTACTTCGACGAGGCGCTGAGCGGCGCTAAACCGGGGGATGATGATGTGGTGATGATGATGTGATGGCGAACCAGAGTCGTTTTAACGTAACGGCGAGATGAATCGCGCATTTTTGTAGCCCATTCGCTATCCGATGCGCGGCGCATCACGCCGCTACGTTTACAGGGAGGAGATTAACCGCAATTATTTTTTCTTCGGCCAGTCGTCGTCGTCATCCCATTTATCGTTAAAGTCGCGATGCGGTGGTAAATCCGGTTTGTTATCCATAAACTTTTTGTGATCGATACGTTTTAAGTCTTTATAAACGTTCATTAAAATACCGACCATCAGCAGGATCACTAAGATCCACCAGTACTCTTTAAAGAATTCCATCCCATTGCTCCTTTAGCGTGCTTACTTAAGCGATCAGTTGTTCCATGATGCGCTGGTACATACGACTCAGCATCTGCAAATCTGACGCTTTCACGCACTCATTGATTTTATGAATGGTGGCATTCACCGGGCCCAGTTCCACAACCTGCGCACCCATCCGCGCGATAAAGCGTCCGTCTGAGGTGCCGCCTGTGGTCAGTAACTGTGGCTTAATTTCATTATAGTGCGCGACAGCATTTACCACGGCATCAACCAGTTTGCCGCGTGAGGTCAGGAACGGCTGACCGGAAACATTCCACTCCAGCGTGTAACGCAACTGATGGCGATCCAGCAGGGCGGCTACGCGCTCTTTGATCATTTGATCGGTGAGTTCGGTGCTGAACCGGAAGTTGAACTGCACGAAAAATTCACCGGGGATCACGTTATTGCTGCCGGTGCCGGCCTGCACGTTGGCAATCTGCATGCTGGTTGGCGGGAAGAATTCGTTGCCCTGATCCCATTCGGTGGCCACCAGCTCATTCAGGGCTGGCATCGCGCGGTGCACCGGGTTATCGGCCAGATGCGGATAAGCCACGTGTCCCTGTACGCCGTGGATCGTCAGATTGGCGGTCATCGAACCGCGACGACCGTTTTTCACCACGTCGCCAACGATTTCGGTACTGGAAGGCTCGCCCACCAGGCAGTAATCCATGCGCTCGTTGCGCGCCATCAGACGTTCTACCACTTTGACCGTGCCGTTAACGGCGCTGGCTTCTTCATCGGAAGTGATCAGGAAAGCCAGACGCCCTTTGTGCTGCGGATTAGCGGCGACAAATCGTTCAGCGGCCACCACCATCGCCGCCAGCGAGCCTTTCATGTCGGCAGCACCACGGCCAAACAGCATGCCATCACGAATTGAGGGTTCAAACGGCGGACTGATCCAGCGGTTGGCATCACCCGGCGGCACCACATCGGTGTGACCGGCAAACGCCAGGGTTTCGCCCTGACCACGCGTGGCCCAGAAGTTCAGCGTATCGCCGATGTGCATCTGTTCGACCGTAAAGCCAATTGCTTCCAGACGCGCCACCAACAGCGCCTGACAACCGGCATCATCCGGACTCAGTGACGGGCGACGAATAAGCTGCTGAGCCAGCTCAATG is a window of Pantoea rwandensis DNA encoding:
- the ypfH gene encoding esterase yields the protein MALRYVIVQQPTHAAQLFLLYHGVNDNPDSMAQIGNWFAKAFPEAQVVVVGAPYPGSVPQGRQWYADIPTHDRSEQQGVNAVMPMFVESVRHWQQASGVRPEATALVGFSQGGTMVLEGVKAHADLAGRAIVFSGRYSTLPERVSSRNTIHLIHGDYDDQIPLEHAEAAMQRLTALGGDVTLDVVDDLPHAIDDRSMELALNHLRYTIPRRYFDEALSGAKPGDDDVVMMM
- the dapE gene encoding succinyl-diaminopimelate desuccinylase, whose translation is MFCPVIELAQQLIRRPSLSPDDAGCQALLVARLEAIGFTVEQMHIGDTLNFWATRGQGETLAFAGHTDVVPPGDANRWISPPFEPSIRDGMLFGRGAADMKGSLAAMVVAAERFVAANPQHKGRLAFLITSDEEASAVNGTVKVVERLMARNERMDYCLVGEPSSTEIVGDVVKNGRRGSMTANLTIHGVQGHVAYPHLADNPVHRAMPALNELVATEWDQGNEFFPPTSMQIANVQAGTGSNNVIPGEFFVQFNFRFSTELTDQMIKERVAALLDRHQLRYTLEWNVSGQPFLTSRGKLVDAVVNAVAHYNEIKPQLLTTGGTSDGRFIARMGAQVVELGPVNATIHKINECVKASDLQMLSRMYQRIMEQLIA
- a CDS encoding tRNA(Met) cytidine acetyltransferase TmcA: MSLVDITAAMQRAGIRRLCVIAGEADWALQQAVEWRAALPGDWLTLSDSDDFPQRVAPAALRTLLGREFQHAIFDARNGFHAEALAALAGTLRAGSWLLLLTPPWQDWATQPDCDSLRWADVAEPIATPHFIHHLQRLIEQDPQVMLQHQHQPARAPALLHQHQPVRAAALLHQHQPVRAAALLHQHRPARAPALLHQHQPVHAPALLDLPDWQCQAPQQQARILQRLLSMPSGVAVITAARGRGKSALAGMLAQQNQHCLVTAPAKVSTDVLASFAGEHFHFMAPDAILASTAERSAQWLIVDEAAAIPAPLLQQLIQRFPRVLMITTVQGYEGTGRGFMLRFCATLPQVQHFQLDEPLRWSAHDPLEQWLSQALLFEDAAESEFNGEMSVFPAKPEQGALEAGYRLLASAHYRTSPIDLRRMLDAPGMRFWLAGTPENIVGALWLVEEGGLDKPLADAVWAGLRRPRGNLVAQSLAAHAGFAEAATLRSQRISRIAVLAAQRQRGIGSALVAMAHQQAEGCDFLSVSFGYTESLWQFWQRCGFTLVRIGSQREASSGCYAAMAIRALTPAGEKLQQQAAQRFSRDAVWLRDIIDLPFETTEHPQTLNDDDWPLLAGFAWAQRPYEASYAALQRLVRASPQPILEAILVQKQPLSAATQQAGLSGRKALIQRLRLETAEALIQCDTRQAEQWRQQLASLQ
- a CDS encoding YpfN family protein, producing MEFFKEYWWILVILLMVGILMNVYKDLKRIDHKKFMDNKPDLPPHRDFNDKWDDDDDWPKKK